A genome region from Populus alba chromosome 5, ASM523922v2, whole genome shotgun sequence includes the following:
- the LOC118030047 gene encoding uncharacterized protein — protein MASAAVCGTKRSYSFEDEISSIPLLKRIRCTSPPGIRPPQPPPKENPVPRNPVPASGEQWVDLLVKEMTSATSVDDAKTRAGRVLEMLQKVISDQVTEGAAKGFETENYALKERVEALCQENGVLKRAVVIQHEMLKEGEEKEKELKQFKEMVEHYQEKVRMLEVHNYALSVHLNQALQGNSIGGRCNPDVY, from the coding sequence ATGGCTTCTGCTGCAGTCTGTGGTACCAAAAGATCATACTCCTTCGAAGACGAAATATCCTCCATCCCGCTTCTAAAACGTATCCGCTGCACCTCTCCGCCTGGCATCCGGCCACCACAACCACCTCCAAAAGAAAACCCAGTTCCCAGAAATCCTGTTCCTGCTAGTGGTGAACAATGGGTGGACCTGCTAGTGAAAGAGATGACGAGCGCAACAAGCGTGGACGACGCAAAAACACGAGCAGGGAGAGTTCTTGAGATGCTGCAGAAAGTAATTAGCGATCAGGTGACCGAAGGGGCGGCGAAGGGTTTTGAAACAGAGAATTATGCGTTGAAGGAAAGGGTTGAAGCTTTGTGCCAGGAGAATGGAGTGCTGAAGCGCGCTGTGGTGATACAGCATGAGATGCTGAAAGAAGgggaagagaaggagaaagaaTTGAAGCAGTTCAAGGAGATGGTCGAACATTATCAGGAGAAGGTTCGGATGCTTGAAGTTCATAATTATGCTTTGTCAGTGCATTTGAATCAGGCTTTGCAGGGAAATTCTATCGGTGGACGTTGTAATCCTGATGtgtactaa